GTCAGTAGCGGCAACGGTAGACATACATATTCTCGAAGAGCTTGTAGGGGATGACCCAGCAACAATTAGGGAATTGCTGCAGAATTTTCGTATTAGTGCAGAAGATATAGCGAAAGAATTGCATGCGGCTTTTCAAGCAGAGGAATTTGGAACTTTGAGTTCGGTAGCACATAAGCTGAAGTCATCAGCCCGTGCTGTTGGTGCGACAGCGCTGGGTGAATTGTGTGCAGAAATGGAACAGGCTGGTAAGAAAAATGACGGGATGGCACTTTCAGAACTGTTACCTCGTTTTGATACAGAGATGGCTGCTGTCGAAGCTTACCTTGAATCATTGTCAAAATAGGAAGCGGATCTGTTTTCTATGGATTGTTGTGATTTAAGCTGTCTTTAATTAACCAGTCTGACATAAAATTCATATTCTGAAATAATTTTGCTACATAATTTGTAATTTTAATCAGGCAATACTGGAGGAAGGTGAAAGTATGAAAATACATGAATATCAGGCAAAAGAAATTTTGCGCAGATTCGGTGTTGCGACACCACAGGGTATTGCCTGTTTCAATGTTGAAGAAGCTGTAACAGCTGCTAGAAGCCTGGGGGGGGATTTATGGGTGGTGAAGGCGCAAATTTACGCGGGTGGGCGCGGCAAGGGAGGGGGGATAAAAATAGCCAGATCTCTTGACGAGGTTCGTCAGTTTGCAGGAGAAATCCTGAATATGACGCTTGTTACGCATCAGACTGGTCCGAAGGGGCAAACTGTGCATCGGATCTTTATTGAGCAGGGCGTTGATATAAATAGAGAATTCTATATCGGGATGATAGTGGATCGGAGTCATCAACGGGTTTGTTTAATGGCCAGTTCGGAAGGTGGTATGGAAATCGAGCAGGTTGCTGCTAATGCACCGGAAAAAATTCATAAGGTATTGATTGATCCAATAATAGGCCTTACCGAGCAGGATGCTGATGCGATATCCCGCAAGATTGGAATCACGGAATCTTGTCTGGTGGCTACAAGGACCCTATTACGAAACTTATATCGTGCCTTCAATGATACTGACGCTTCATTGATTGAAGTTAATCCGCTGGCACTGACCATTGATAACCATATAGTTGCACTTGATGCAAAAATGAATTTTGATGACAATGCATTATTTCGCCATCCTGATATTGCAGCATTGCGTGATTTGGATGAGGAAGACCCGCTTGAAGTCGAAGCATCTCAGCATCATTTATCTTATATCCCATTGGATGGGAGCATAGGATGTCTGGTCAATGGCGCAGGCTTAGCGATGGCCACCATGGATATCATCAAGCTATACGGAGGTAGTCCTGCTAATTTCCTTGATGTAGGTGGGGGAGCTACTGTAGAAAAAGTAACGGAAGCATTTAAATTGATGCTGCGTAATCCAAAATTGCGGGTTATCTTGGTGAATATATTTGGTGGTATTATGAAATGTGACGTGATTGCTGAGGGCGTTGTTGTGGCTGCGCGACAGGTAAGATTATCGGTCCCGCTGGTAGTGCGCCTTGAGGGTACCAATGTAGCGCTAGGAAAAAAAATCCTGGCTGAATCTGGTTTGTCGATTATATCAGTAGAAAATATGGCAGACGCTGCTAAGCAAGCTGTGGCGGCAACGGCCGATACTGGTCGCGCTGCTTATATATAATAGCTCAGAGAAATTAGCTCTGCGGATTTTACCTGTTAATTCCATTAAGTTGAAGGAGCAGTCACTATTATGTCAATTCTGATCAATAAGAACAGTCGAGTTATGACCCAGGGGATTACTGGTAAAACAGGCCAATTTCATACGCGTCTGTGCCGTGAGTACGCAAGCGGCAGGGATTGTTTTGTTGCCGGTGTTAATCCGAAGAAACCTGGCGAAAGTTTTGAGGGAATCCCGATCTATGGCACGGTTAAAGAAGCGAAGCAGGCAACTGGCGCAACCGTTTCCGTGATTTATGTGCCACCTGCTTCCGCATCCGCGGCCATTGATGAAGCAGTGGATGCAGAATTAGATTTGGTGATATGTATTACCGAGGGCATTCCTGTCCGTGATATGTTAAATACACGTTATAAAATGGAGGGAAAGAAAACGCGTCTAGTTGGCCCGAATTGTCCGGGCATTATTACACCGGATGAACTCAAGATTGGTATTATGCCTGGCTATATCCACAAGAAAGGCCGCGTTGGTGTGGTATCACGTTCCGGCACATTGACTTATGAGGCAGTCGCCCAATTAATGGAGCAAGGACTGGGACAATCGACTTGTATTGGTATTGGGGGGGATCCTATCAATGGATTAAAGCATTTGGATATCATGAAATTATTTAATGAAGATGATGAAACGGATGCGGTTCTAATGGTGGGGGAAATTGGAGGCACTGATGAGGAGGATTGCGCCTATTGGATTAAAGATAATATGCAAAAACCAGTAGTGGGCTTTATTGCGGGCGTGACAGCTCCTCCGGGTAAGCGCATGGGGCATGCCGGCGCGATTATTTCGGGTAGTCATGGAACTGCGCAGGAAAAACTGGCTGTCATGGAAGCGTGTGGCATCAAAGTGACGCATAATCCCGCTGAAATGGGCAAGCTATTAAAATCAGCGTTGTGCTAGAGCCCGAGTATATTCCAAGGTATTTGATTTATTCTTTAATTTTTTGTGTTGCATATGCTCTCTGGATCTATGCTACAAAGAAATTTTCTAATCAAACAGGCTCATTGCCTCAAAGCAGAATTATATTTAGTTTAGGAGAGCGGAATGCGCCTCATGTGGTTCACCATAACGATATTTGTGCTATCGACATTTTCAGGCTGTGCAATATTTGAATCTGCACCATATCCTCCAGATAAGGTAGAGTATCCATCAGGACCTTTACCTCCTAGTGTCCGGCCGACTTATAATCTTTCTGGTTATCCCCCGGCTACTAAGGAGGGTTATATTGACGGATGTGAGACTGCCAAGAAAACACGCTATGGACGTAAAGATGAGAATCGTTATGTTACTGACGGGCAATATCGAATGGGCTGGGATGATGGATTTGATTTATGTCATGAAAAATAATGAGTATTGATTATTACTCATATTAGAGATGTTTCAGCTCAAATCAACTGTTACTTCATTTCTGATACTTATTGTTGTATCAACCCCTATATTTTCTCATGGGTTACCGGCTCCCGTTCAACAGAAGCTGAAGCAAGCAGGCATCCCGGAGTCTGCGGTAGGTATTTATGTGAGTGAGGTTGGCGTAAATCAGCCTCTTATAGCTGTTAATGCGGATACAGCGATGAACCCAGCATCGGTAATGAAGCTGGTCACGACCTTTGCCGGATTAGAGTTGCTTGGACCTGCCTATACTTGGCAAACTGAACTGTATGCAGACGGTGAATTAAAAGATGGCGTATTGCAGGGTAATCTGGTGATTAAGGGTTATGGTGATCCTAAACTGGATTTAGAAAATTTCTGGTCGTTAGTTTATCGCTTGCGTCAAACAGGTTTACGTGAAATTAGGGGGGATCTGATACTTGACTATACGCATTACGATTTACCAAAAGAAGACCCCGGTGCTTTTGATGGACAGCCCTATCGTACTTATAATCTACTCCCGGAAGCATTACTGGTAAATTATCGGACGTCTGCACTATATTTCACGCCACAGCCGGATAATAATACTGTTGGGATTGTTGTGGATCCCTTGCCGGAATCATTGCAGCTAAATAACAACCTGAAGCTGACTTACGGACAGTGTGGTGATTGGCTCAGCTTGTTGAATGCGGATATCCATGTTGATGAAGGCGAGGACAAGCGGATATCGATCAGACTAAGTGGTAGTTATGCGGTCGACTGTGGCAAGAAAACCTACCTATTGGGCTTGCATGATAGTGCATCCTATACCAGGGACTTGTTTAAGCAGTTATGGATGCAGCAAGGCGGATTATTTCAAGGTAATGTGCTTATCGGTAAAACACCTAACAATATTTTACGATTAAAAACTTACCGGTCCCCACCATTAGCTGAAATTATTCGCGGGATTAATAAATTTAGCAATAATATTGCTGCGCGACAATTGTACTTGACGCTAGGTACAGTGCCCGCGAAAGCGAATGATGGTTCACCTGTGACACTCGCCCGGTCCGGTAGGGCCATTCGGCAGTGGTTTTCTTCCAGCGGTCTGGATTTTCCAGAACTCGTTATCGAGAATGGATCAGGACTATCACGTAAGGAACGAATTAGTGCGCATCATATGGGAAAACTTTTACTCGCAGCTTTTCAGAGTCCTGTGATGCCAGAATTTATTGCGTCATTACCAATCGTAGCGATTGATGGCACCATGAAGAATCGTTTAATCGGAACGCCTGTAAGCGGCATGGCTCACATGAAAACAGGCGCATTAAATGGGGTACAGGCGCTCGCTGGTTATATGCTGGATAAATTTAAACGTCGTGTAATCGTTGTTTTCTTTGTGAATCACCCCAATGCAAGTCAAGCCCGGCCTGCATTGGATTTGCTGTTGCAATGGGTTTATGCTAGATGATAGTGAGTTCTGGTATGGCATCAGCGTAGTAAAGCCCGAGCAGCCTGGGTTGATTGACTGGGTGGGTAACAATAAGCTTGCGCAGTATGTAAATGATGCGTTTATCCAGCCATCAAAGTTTCTCATATGAAGAGGGAGTTCCTGCTTCCGCTGTAACTGGCGATTGAATCTGCAGATGTGCTGTCGTTTGTTTGGATTGATCGGGTGTGTGCTCATCAGGTTGCTCATCGAACCAACGATATAATGTCGGCAAGACTACTAATGTTAATAAGGTGGAGGTAATTAATCCGCCAATCACGACAATAGCCAGTGGTTGTTGTACTTCGGAGCCCGGACCGGTAGCAAATAAGAAGGGTACTAGACCCAGCATTGCCACGGTAGCTGTCATCAGTACCGGACGGAAGCGCTGTTGGCAGCCTTTGACTACGGCCTCAGAAAGGCTGACTCCGTCATTGCGTAACTTCCGAATATAAGTTAACAGCACTACACCATTGAGTACCGCAATTCCCCACAATGCAATAAATCCTACTGATGCGGGAACAGAGAGATACTCGCCAGTGATAAATAAAGCGAAAACGCCACCAATGGAAGCAAAAGGCAGTACCAGGATAGTTAATCCCGCCAGTTTGACCGAATCAAATAATATGAATAATAAGAAGAAAATAAGGGCAATTGTAACCGGTACGATAATCGATAGTGTTGCCATCGCCCGCTCCATGTTTTCGAATTGTCCGCCCCATTCAAAATAATAACCAGGTGGCAGCTGAATTTCCTCCGCGAGGCGTTCTTGTATTTCTGCGACAAAGCCGCCGAGATCGCGCCCATCTACATTGGAACCAACAACGACCCGTCGTTTAGCGCCTTCCCGTGAAATCTGAGCCGGACCATCGATAATATTGATCCGTGAGACAGCACGTAATGGAATCATGGCACCATCCGGTGCACGTAATAAAAGATTCTTAATATCTTCGATATTGTCCCGGAATCTTTCGGGGAAACGCAGTGCAATTGCAAAGCGCCGTTCGCCTTCATATAAATTAGTTACATCCTTGCCACCAATAGCGGTTGTGATGAGTTCATTGACGTCAGCAACGTTGATTCCATGACGTGCAATTGCATCCCGATCAATATCAATCGTTAATGATTGTTGACCAGAAAGCCGCTCAATACGAATGTCCTGCGAACCGGGTACGGATTTTAAGATACGGGAAATATCTTCTGATAATTCACGCAATACCGATAACTCATCACCAAAAATTTTAATTGCGATCTCTGAACGTACTCCGGTCAGCATTTCGTCGACTCTTTCCGCGATTGGTTGCGATAGCACGATTTGTACACCTGGCAGCACGGAGAGTTTTTTACGAATATCCTCATCAATGTCCATTTGAGTGCGTCCGGCGCTTGTGTCCAGCGTGACGATTGGATCAGATTCATTTTGTCCGGCTGGGTCAGCGGGTGATTCACCCCGTCCGATTTTAGAAACAATACGCTCAACACCCGGTACGCTCATGATCATTTTGTGTGCTTCGAATTCCATTTCAATCGTCTCATTTAAGGAAATGGATGCGACACGATTGATCTGGGGTGTTAAAGAGCCTTCCATCAGTGTGGGAATGAAGGATGTGCCGAGAAATGGGAACAAGGCAAATGATGATAACAATAGTACGATGGCAACGGAGATGGTTGTTTTTTCTTTTGAAAGGGCTTTATCCAGTAAACGTAGATAAGCTGATTTAAGTATGGTAATAATCTTGGTATCGTGATCAGCACCGCCTTTGAGAATATAGGAACACAGTACGGGTGATAGTGTTAACGAGATAATTAACGATATTGCCAAAGCGATCGCTATAGTGAAAGCAAGTGGACTGAATAGCTTGCCTTCCATGCCTTGCAGGGTCATTAATGGCAGAAATACTAAGATAATAATACAAATACCAAAGATCACCGGTACGCCGACCTCGATAACGGCATCGATTATTGTGCGTATGCGTGATTCGTCGCTGGCATTACTCAGACGATGGTAAACATTTTCAACGACAACGACAGTAGAATCAACCATTAGACCAATGGCAATGGCCATGCCTCCCAGCGACATCAGATTGGCAGAAATATTCTGGTGATTCATGACCATGAATGTAGCCAGTGGTGTAATAACGAGCGTTGCTACCACAATCAGGCTAGAACGAACATCGCCCAGGAATATGAATAAAATAATGACAACAAGTATAATGCCTTCAATCAAGACCTTACTGACCGTCCACAAGGCAGAATCTACCAGTTCAGTGCGATCATAATAAGGTACAATCTGCAGTCCGTCCGGTAGCATATTGCGCTCATTGATCTCAGCCACCTTGGCTTTTACGTTACCCACAATTTCCTTAGCATTGCCCCCTCGTACCATTAATACGATACCAGAGGCGGATTCCGTGTAGCCCCCTTTCATGACCGCGCCATAGCGTACTTCTGTGCCGATCTTGACCTCAGCAATGTCACGTACAAATACAGGAACACCCCCTTGTTCATCAAGGACAATGTTGCCGATATCTTGTAATGTCTGGATCAAGCCGACACCACGAACCAGGTACTGCTCATTTTCTAATGGTAATATGCCGCCACTGGAATTGGCATTATTGTTTGCGATCGCTCTTTCAACCTGTTGTAATGTTAAATTGTAATGACGTAGCCGGTCTGGATTTGCCCAGACCTGGTATTGTTTGACATAGCCTCCCTGGGAATTGATTTCTGCTACACCTGGTATGGAGCGTAAAAGTGGCCTGACCACCCAGTCCTGAATAACCCGTCGATGAGTCAACTCTTCAACAGTGAGCGCCCGTTCGCCATCATCCGGGTGATCAAGGGTGTATTGATATACTTCGCCCAGACCGGTTGATACGGGTCCAAGGACTGGCACAATACCAGGCGGCATTTTAGTCGCTGCATTCAGCAGCCTTTCCATCACCAATTGGCGTGCAAAAAATACATCCGTATCATCTGTAAATACCAGAGTGATGATCGATAATCCACTTTTATTCAATGAACGCATCTCTTGTAAGCCCAGCAAGCCAGTCATTGATATTTCAAGGGGGATGGTTACCAAGCGTTCAATCTCTTCGGGTGTGCGCCCCAGAGCCTCGGTAGCAATCTGTACCTGCACATTAGTTACATCGGGAAAGGCGTCAATGGATAATTGCTGTGTTGCCCGTAAACCAAAGCTGATTAGAATAAGCGCGAGTACGAGTGTGATAAGGCGATGATGAATTGTGGTGCGTACAATTGATGCGAGCATGAGCTTAATCCAGTCCAGCGCGTTTGCGTTGATTGTTTATATGAAAAGCGCCATCTATGATGATGGATTGATCCTTATCGAGTCCTTTTAGTATTGGTCGTACACCATTAATAGTATCTCCTAGCTGGACAGGTGTCAGAATAAATTGGTTGTTATCTTGCGCAACGAATACATGATCCCGATTATTTTCGCGTACGACTGCTCCAGTTGGAACAACTAAATGTATTTTCGGGGCATCAGTGATATGCATAATGGCCAACATGGCCGGCTTAAGTTTGCGTTCTGAATTACT
This genomic window from Nitrosomonas cryotolerans ATCC 49181 contains:
- the sucC gene encoding ADP-forming succinate--CoA ligase subunit beta → MKIHEYQAKEILRRFGVATPQGIACFNVEEAVTAARSLGGDLWVVKAQIYAGGRGKGGGIKIARSLDEVRQFAGEILNMTLVTHQTGPKGQTVHRIFIEQGVDINREFYIGMIVDRSHQRVCLMASSEGGMEIEQVAANAPEKIHKVLIDPIIGLTEQDADAISRKIGITESCLVATRTLLRNLYRAFNDTDASLIEVNPLALTIDNHIVALDAKMNFDDNALFRHPDIAALRDLDEEDPLEVEASQHHLSYIPLDGSIGCLVNGAGLAMATMDIIKLYGGSPANFLDVGGGATVEKVTEAFKLMLRNPKLRVILVNIFGGIMKCDVIAEGVVVAARQVRLSVPLVVRLEGTNVALGKKILAESGLSIISVENMADAAKQAVAATADTGRAAYI
- the sucD gene encoding succinate--CoA ligase subunit alpha: MSILINKNSRVMTQGITGKTGQFHTRLCREYASGRDCFVAGVNPKKPGESFEGIPIYGTVKEAKQATGATVSVIYVPPASASAAIDEAVDAELDLVICITEGIPVRDMLNTRYKMEGKKTRLVGPNCPGIITPDELKIGIMPGYIHKKGRVGVVSRSGTLTYEAVAQLMEQGLGQSTCIGIGGDPINGLKHLDIMKLFNEDDETDAVLMVGEIGGTDEEDCAYWIKDNMQKPVVGFIAGVTAPPGKRMGHAGAIISGSHGTAQEKLAVMEACGIKVTHNPAEMGKLLKSALC
- the dacB gene encoding D-alanyl-D-alanine carboxypeptidase/D-alanyl-D-alanine endopeptidase, producing MFQLKSTVTSFLILIVVSTPIFSHGLPAPVQQKLKQAGIPESAVGIYVSEVGVNQPLIAVNADTAMNPASVMKLVTTFAGLELLGPAYTWQTELYADGELKDGVLQGNLVIKGYGDPKLDLENFWSLVYRLRQTGLREIRGDLILDYTHYDLPKEDPGAFDGQPYRTYNLLPEALLVNYRTSALYFTPQPDNNTVGIVVDPLPESLQLNNNLKLTYGQCGDWLSLLNADIHVDEGEDKRISIRLSGSYAVDCGKKTYLLGLHDSASYTRDLFKQLWMQQGGLFQGNVLIGKTPNNILRLKTYRSPPLAEIIRGINKFSNNIAARQLYLTLGTVPAKANDGSPVTLARSGRAIRQWFSSSGLDFPELVIENGSGLSRKERISAHHMGKLLLAAFQSPVMPEFIASLPIVAIDGTMKNRLIGTPVSGMAHMKTGALNGVQALAGYMLDKFKRRVIVVFFVNHPNASQARPALDLLLQWVYAR
- a CDS encoding efflux RND transporter permease subunit, coding for MLASIVRTTIHHRLITLVLALILISFGLRATQQLSIDAFPDVTNVQVQIATEALGRTPEEIERLVTIPLEISMTGLLGLQEMRSLNKSGLSIITLVFTDDTDVFFARQLVMERLLNAATKMPPGIVPVLGPVSTGLGEVYQYTLDHPDDGERALTVEELTHRRVIQDWVVRPLLRSIPGVAEINSQGGYVKQYQVWANPDRLRHYNLTLQQVERAIANNNANSSGGILPLENEQYLVRGVGLIQTLQDIGNIVLDEQGGVPVFVRDIAEVKIGTEVRYGAVMKGGYTESASGIVLMVRGGNAKEIVGNVKAKVAEINERNMLPDGLQIVPYYDRTELVDSALWTVSKVLIEGIILVVIILFIFLGDVRSSLIVVATLVITPLATFMVMNHQNISANLMSLGGMAIAIGLMVDSTVVVVENVYHRLSNASDESRIRTIIDAVIEVGVPVIFGICIIILVFLPLMTLQGMEGKLFSPLAFTIAIALAISLIISLTLSPVLCSYILKGGADHDTKIITILKSAYLRLLDKALSKEKTTISVAIVLLLSSFALFPFLGTSFIPTLMEGSLTPQINRVASISLNETIEMEFEAHKMIMSVPGVERIVSKIGRGESPADPAGQNESDPIVTLDTSAGRTQMDIDEDIRKKLSVLPGVQIVLSQPIAERVDEMLTGVRSEIAIKIFGDELSVLRELSEDISRILKSVPGSQDIRIERLSGQQSLTIDIDRDAIARHGINVADVNELITTAIGGKDVTNLYEGERRFAIALRFPERFRDNIEDIKNLLLRAPDGAMIPLRAVSRINIIDGPAQISREGAKRRVVVGSNVDGRDLGGFVAEIQERLAEEIQLPPGYYFEWGGQFENMERAMATLSIIVPVTIALIFFLLFILFDSVKLAGLTILVLPFASIGGVFALFITGEYLSVPASVGFIALWGIAVLNGVVLLTYIRKLRNDGVSLSEAVVKGCQQRFRPVLMTATVAMLGLVPFLFATGPGSEVQQPLAIVVIGGLITSTLLTLVVLPTLYRWFDEQPDEHTPDQSKQTTAHLQIQSPVTAEAGTPSSYEKL